CTGTATAGTATCTAGCGATTTGTAATGCTTTAATTTTTGAGTGACGCATGAGCCAGTCTACTAGCGGGAAAATCCCTACTAAAAAACCTCAGCGGGTGCAGTTCACCCCTCAAGAGCGTAAGTCCAGCATGTTGCTGGCTTTGTTGTTTTCTACCCGAATGTTGGGGTTGTTTTTATTAACTCCTATTTTTGCTGTTGCGGCCCAATCCATTGTGGGGGGCAACGATGCCATGAAAGTGGGTATCGCATTGGGGGCCTATGGGTTAACCCAAGCCCTTATGCAAATTCCTCTTGGGATGGCTTCAGATAAGTTTGGTCGTCGCCCCGTCATTATTGGCGGAATGGTGTTGTTCATTATTGGTGGCGTCGTCAGTGCGTTAGCCACTAGTGTAGACGGTATTATCGTCGGGCGTGTATTACAGGGGTTAGGGGCTATCTCAGCAGCAATTACGGCATGGGTAGCTGATGCAACCCGCCCAGAGGTCCGTACCCGAGCGATGGCGATGGTCGGATCAGCCATTGGTTTGTCTTTTGCCGTGTCACTGGTGTTGTCGCCGGTGATGGTGGGGCAGTTTGGTTTATCTGGATTGTTTTGGGCAATTAGTGGTCTGGGCTTGGTTTGCCTATTGATTGCCGCTTTTGCTATTCCTGAGTACCCCAGAGCAGAGCCCATTATTCAAGCCAAAGCCAGCGATGTATTAGGTCACAAAGAACTATTACGCCTGAATTTTGGCGTATTTGCATTGCACTTTATTTTAATGACCCTGTTTGTGGTGGTGCCAGGGGTCTTAGCGCAAATTGGCGGATTTGATTCAGGCAGTCTCTGGAAAGTCTATCTACCCGTTATCTTGGTTTCATTTGCGTTTATGATTCCTGCCGTCATTTATACCGAAACCCGAAAAGCACATAAAAAGGTCTTGCAGGCCTTAGTGTTGGGCTTAGCCGTAGTCATGGCATTTATGCCATTATTTAGCAGCCTGCTATGGGGTATGGTCGTATTTTTACTGCTGTTTTTTGCTGTGTTTAATACCCTAGAGGCCCTGCAGCCATCCTTGGTGTCCCGAGTCGCTCCCGCTGACTATAAGGGCCTAGCCATGGGTTTTTACAATACCACGCAGTCATTAGGCGTGTTTGGCGGTGGGTTAGCAGGTGGCTTTGTAGCCTCTACGGCGGGGGTGCAGTGGGCCTTATGGATGGGCGCCGGGCTGGCCGTAATGTGGTGGCTTAGCACTAGACGCTTTAACGCACAACTTTGATATTTATAACGACTGGTTAAATTTAGCCTCTATTAGACTGGTGTAAAATCGCCCATAATAGAACACATACAGCACAGATTTTATATAGGAAAATATTATGGCATCGGTAAATAAAGTAATTCTTGTAGGCAACTTAGGGCGTGATCCAGAGGTGCGTTACAGTGCAAACGGCGCTGCCATTTGTAATTTATCCATTGCAACCACTCATAACAGCCGAGATCAGGCCGGAGAGCGCCGCGAAGAAACAGAGTGGCATCGTGTTGTTATGTTTAACCGTTTGGCTGAAATCGCCGGTGAATACTTGCGCAAGGGCCGTCCTGTGTATATCGAAGGCCGCCTACGCACGCGTAAATGGCAAGGCCAAGACGGTCAAGACCGTTACACAACAGAAATTATTGCCGACCAGATGCAAATGCTAGGTGGTCGTGGTGATAGCGGTGGTGATTTTGGTGGTGGCCCAGCTGATGATTTTAATCAGGCCCCCCCTCAGCAACAACAACGCCCAGCACCTCAGCAGCCCGCCCCAACGCAACAGGCTCCAAAACAAAACTACCAAGCAAATCCAATGGATAGCATGGGTGATATGGATGACGATATTCCGTTCTAAAAAGATAGGATGAATCGTATTAAGTTAAAGTGATTTTTATATGTAATTGATTGATTTAATAAGATTTAATTCTAATTAAAACCCTCTTCTGGTATAGGCCATAAGAGGGTTTTTTGTATTTTAAAAATGTGTAATCATGATAAAACGTATATGTTTCTTTTTGTAAAGAAATAGCTTCAAAATGATATGGAAATTTTTTTGGGAGTATGAGGGTAAAGGTAGTTAATCATAAGTCTGGAGAACAGTTTCCGATTTTTTTAGATGATCCAAAGGTTTTAGAGATCTCATCAGATAAGGTGCTAGCGCCTCGTCTATTAAGTGAGGTCGCCTGGCTACCGTACCAGAAGTTAGCTTTTGATGATGAGGGGCAGGCTTTTATTGAGTATTTTCCTAGAAAAGCCAGTCGTGGTGAGATGTTTACGCCTAAGCGTAAACTGTATTTACCGACAGCGACGGTGAGCATAAACAAAGAAGTCTTTGCTGAGCTAGAGGAATTGACTGCTACTCCCCCGCTCCGCTGACTGCAAAGATTATGTATGGGTAAAAGATGATAAAGGATGTGTGGATGAGTTAATACGTCAGTATGTAGTAACCACGCTAGCTAGACAAACAGCTGCCAGAAGGAGCTGAGTTACCGTCTAATACGGAAACGGCTAAGATACTAAAGATGTTTGATAAAGAGATACCACCATCGGGGCGGGTTTAAGGATTAAAAACTTATGAATGTTATTCAGTATATAGATAAAATTAATAGCCGTTTAGCTCAGGGCCATACGAGTGAACATACTTTTAGGGCTGACTTAGAGGGACTTTTAAGCCATTTGCTGCCTGACTTTAGTATTACTAATGAACCCTCACGAGTTACTGACTGTGGCAACCCTGATTTTGTTATTACACGTAAAGGTGTACCTATTGGCTACATTGAGGCTAAAGATGTGGGTAAAGACCTTAATCATAGAATGTATGACGAGCAGTTTGAGCGTTATAAAAAGGGTCTTGATAACCTCATTATTACTGATTATGTATTCTTTCAGTTTTTTGTACGGGGTGAAAAAGTTGCTGAAATTCGCCTTGGTCAGCCCGCCTTCGATAACATTAATAAAATAGAAATTAACGACAGCGACACCATTGCTAAGTTTAAAAATCTGATCAACGAGTTTTCAGTTAATGTCACTCAAGCAATTAAAAGTGCGGATCATTTAGCCGAGCTTATGGCAGGTAAAGCGCGATTATTAGAAAACATTCTCAAAGAAGCACTGAATAATGACTTGGATAATAATAACCAAACTGAATTGACTAATCAGTTTGAGGTTTTTAAGTCAATGTTAATTCATGATCTTGGCCCTCAGCAGTTCGCTGATCTTTATGCTCAGACGCTTGCGTATGGCATGTTTGCTGCCCGCTATCATGACCCGGATTTAGAGACATTTGATCGTGATGAAGCCGCTCGTTTGATACCTAAGTCGAATCCATTACTACGTAATTTATTTCAGTCCATTGCGGGTTTTAATATTGATGATCGTATAAAAACGACTGTTGATAACCTGGCGGAGGTTTTTCGTCATGCCGATGTGAAAGCAATTTTAGGTAATTTTGGCAAAAGCACAGCTCAAACCGATCCAATCATCCATTTTTATGAAACCTTTCTAGCTAAGTATGATCCAGCTTTACGCAAGTCACGTGGTGTTTGGTACACACCAGCACCTGTGGTTAGCTTTATTGTGCGGGCAGTGGATGAAGTCTTAAAAACCAAGTTTAATTTAAAAGATGGTTTAGCAGATAATAGTAAAACAATAATTGAGAGAGAGGCTCAAGGCACGAGCATTACTAAGGGTAGAAACAAGGGTAAGGCGGTAACAGAAGAAGTTGAGGTTCATAGAGTACAAATACTAGATCCAGCCACGGGAACTGGAACTTTTTTAGCAGAAACTGTTAAATACCTTTATAAAACACGTTTTCAGCACATGCAGGGTGTTTGGCCCAGTTATGTAAAAGAGCATCTAATTCCACGCTTAAACGGTTTTGAGTTACTGATGGCCTCTTACGCTATGGCACACTTAAAGTTAGATATGCTGCTTAGTGAGACGGGGTGTGAAGAAATTTTAAATAGTACTTCAAGTAATCGCTTACGTATTTTTTTGACTAATTCGTTAGAAGAGTACCATCCAGATACTCATACTTTGTTTGCACAGTGGCTAAGTAATGAGGCACGAGAAGCTAATACAGTAAAAAAAGAGACGCCCGTGATGGTGGTTATGGGTAACCCTCCATATTCCGGTGAGAGTGCTAATAAAGGCGACTGGATTATGTCTTTGATGGATGATTACAAAAAAGAGCCGGGCGGTAAACAAAGGCTACAAGAACGTAATCCAAAATGGATTAATGATGACTACGTTAAATTCATGCGTTTTGGGCAGCATTTTATAGAAAAGAACGGTGAGGGTGTTTTGGCATTTATTAACCCTCATGGTTTTTTAGATAATCCAACTTTTCGTGGTATGCGTTGGAATTTACTCAAAACTTATGATGAAATTTATACTATTGATTTACATGGTAATGCTAAGAAAAAAGA
This Paenalcaligenes faecalis DNA region includes the following protein-coding sequences:
- a CDS encoding MFS transporter gives rise to the protein MSQSTSGKIPTKKPQRVQFTPQERKSSMLLALLFSTRMLGLFLLTPIFAVAAQSIVGGNDAMKVGIALGAYGLTQALMQIPLGMASDKFGRRPVIIGGMVLFIIGGVVSALATSVDGIIVGRVLQGLGAISAAITAWVADATRPEVRTRAMAMVGSAIGLSFAVSLVLSPVMVGQFGLSGLFWAISGLGLVCLLIAAFAIPEYPRAEPIIQAKASDVLGHKELLRLNFGVFALHFILMTLFVVVPGVLAQIGGFDSGSLWKVYLPVILVSFAFMIPAVIYTETRKAHKKVLQALVLGLAVVMAFMPLFSSLLWGMVVFLLLFFAVFNTLEALQPSLVSRVAPADYKGLAMGFYNTTQSLGVFGGGLAGGFVASTAGVQWALWMGAGLAVMWWLSTRRFNAQL
- the ssb gene encoding single-stranded DNA-binding protein, which encodes MASVNKVILVGNLGRDPEVRYSANGAAICNLSIATTHNSRDQAGERREETEWHRVVMFNRLAEIAGEYLRKGRPVYIEGRLRTRKWQGQDGQDRYTTEIIADQMQMLGGRGDSGGDFGGGPADDFNQAPPQQQQRPAPQQPAPTQQAPKQNYQANPMDSMGDMDDDIPF
- a CDS encoding type ISP restriction/modification enzyme is translated as MNVIQYIDKINSRLAQGHTSEHTFRADLEGLLSHLLPDFSITNEPSRVTDCGNPDFVITRKGVPIGYIEAKDVGKDLNHRMYDEQFERYKKGLDNLIITDYVFFQFFVRGEKVAEIRLGQPAFDNINKIEINDSDTIAKFKNLINEFSVNVTQAIKSADHLAELMAGKARLLENILKEALNNDLDNNNQTELTNQFEVFKSMLIHDLGPQQFADLYAQTLAYGMFAARYHDPDLETFDRDEAARLIPKSNPLLRNLFQSIAGFNIDDRIKTTVDNLAEVFRHADVKAILGNFGKSTAQTDPIIHFYETFLAKYDPALRKSRGVWYTPAPVVSFIVRAVDEVLKTKFNLKDGLADNSKTIIEREAQGTSITKGRNKGKAVTEEVEVHRVQILDPATGTGTFLAETVKYLYKTRFQHMQGVWPSYVKEHLIPRLNGFELLMASYAMAHLKLDMLLSETGCEEILNSTSSNRLRIFLTNSLEEYHPDTHTLFAQWLSNEAREANTVKKETPVMVVMGNPPYSGESANKGDWIMSLMDDYKKEPGGKQRLQERNPKWINDDYVKFMRFGQHFIEKNGEGVLAFINPHGFLDNPTFRGMRWNLLKTYDEIYTIDLHGNAKKKETAPDGSIDENVFDIEQGVSINILVKNGSRIQKSGDLGQIYHYDLYGRRGDKYQFLEDTAFKDVPYQEIPNVAPMYFMVPKDFELESEYIKGASFQSLFPVNSVGIITARDAFTIKEAAVEVRQTIDRFLVLEDEEARTEFTLGKDVRDWKIHLAKEDLVQSGSSSENIIPITYRPFDQKYTYYTGKSKGFLCMPRGNVMRHMVNTENIGLTIGRQGQVVGGQPWNLSFVSKNPTDFNLYYRGGGVLFPLYLYPDNDDQRIPNLDPKEIKVFEKYLKLPFKAENSEKSFTPSCLLADYNSTDTTPAEFTPIDILDYIYAVLHSPAYRKKYKEFLKIDFPKIPYPTPKTFWQLVELGDQIRLLHLMESPALDTPITQYPIAGDNVITRKITKTSPGYEATSDSLGKVWINDTQYFDNVPLLAWEFYIGGYQPAQKWLKDRAGRELSFDDILHYQRVIVALTETDRLMREVDKTRVV